One stretch of Penaeus chinensis breed Huanghai No. 1 chromosome 27, ASM1920278v2, whole genome shotgun sequence DNA includes these proteins:
- the LOC125039745 gene encoding vacuolar protein sorting-associated protein 37A-like, with translation MNILISVGILPEVASLSRDDLEDLLACDDKLTEFVEGLPQVAALKNQCEQLSAQNEALAKANLERSSDYERARDATIQKVEELTSLRSSFEDMTIKQQKASEKLAPSSIQESLLIFAAQSEEDSEKIAEDFLHSHIDVDAFLDSYLEKRIETHLRKFKGERLGAQLRELHKAGF, from the exons ATGAATATTTTGATTTCAGTAGGCATTTTGCCTGAAGTTGCATCCCTAAGCCGTGATGACCTGGAAGACTTGCTAGCCTGTGATGACAAACTGACTGAGTTTGTGGAAGGCCTTCCCCAGGTTGCAGCACTCAAGAACCAGTGTGAGCAGCTTTCTGCTCAGAATGAGGCATTAGCAA AGGCAAATCTCGAGCGGAGCAGTGACTATGAGCGGGCTAGGGATGCCACTATCCAGAAGGTGGAGGAGCTGACTTCCCTTCGGTCAAGCTTTGAGGACATGACCATTAAGCAACAGAAAGCATCAGAAAAGCTGGCTCCAAGCAGCATTCAG GAGAGTCTGCTCATTTTTGCTGCCCAGTCAGAAGAGGATAGTGAAAAGATTGCCGAGGACTTCCTTCACAGTCACATTGATGTCGATGCATTCTTAGACAGTTATTTGGAAAAAAGAATA GAAACTCATCTAAGAAAGTTTAAAGGAGAACGACTTGGTGCCCAGCTAAGAGAACTTCACAAAGCCGGATTTTAG